The Metabacillus litoralis genome contains a region encoding:
- the pulA gene encoding type I pullulanase: MLSINRQFQAFLDKMNEIAVIMPKEFDSENKAFFIKNDQNQEALLIVEKIDIGKQIKYVCSLSNPLSFGKTYIINDEDGLETDLQIGAVIRSDEFDKKFYYDDNDLGANYTKEKTEWKVWAPTATIVKLRIYRSDGTQVDTFHMIRCEKGTWSITLDGDYEGYYYTFLACINLVWNEAVDPYARAVSINGEYGVIIDQSLTNVPIMIPSALKQKTDTIIYEVHVRDFSIHENSGMKNKGRYEAWTELNTKNSLGDSTGISYLKELGVTHIELLPVNDFEEVDEQKPFEAYNWGYNPLHYFAPEGSYSLAPENPYKRIIELKTLIQSLHKQNLRVIVDVVFNHVYSKENSSFEKLLPGYYFRHDENGLPSNGTGVGNDLASERMMVKKFIVDCVKYWMNEFDIDGFRFDLMGILDIKTMNEVQKEVLEIKEDAILLGEGWDLLTPLPYEEKAIIPNAHKLPTISFFNDQFRDVIKGSTFSVQDRGFVYENLDTLEQMKALITGSPTMFHEPHQSINYVESHDNHTMWDRFLSFADSESEELRKARHRLATSIVLLSQGIPFLHGGQEFFRTKNGVENSYNSPDEINHLNWDERSQQKENVEYMKGLIKLRKLHGGFRLSSQELINKHVHFNNYPHLLSYEMKNVGAYGPWERLVVIHHPQCQTSYQFILPGNKGWKQIISPSTILLDRPIEVDHKIEIREIGTYVFCKN, translated from the coding sequence ATGCTGAGTATTAATAGGCAATTCCAAGCCTTTTTAGATAAAATGAATGAAATAGCAGTTATTATGCCTAAGGAATTTGATAGTGAAAATAAAGCTTTTTTTATAAAGAATGATCAAAATCAAGAGGCTCTATTAATAGTAGAAAAAATTGATATTGGAAAACAAATAAAATATGTCTGTAGTTTATCGAACCCACTATCATTTGGGAAAACCTACATCATTAATGATGAAGATGGTTTAGAAACAGATTTACAAATAGGAGCTGTCATTCGGTCGGATGAATTCGATAAGAAATTTTATTATGATGACAATGATTTAGGAGCAAATTATACTAAGGAAAAAACAGAGTGGAAAGTCTGGGCTCCTACAGCAACCATTGTAAAACTTCGAATTTATCGAAGCGATGGAACGCAAGTTGATACTTTCCATATGATCAGATGTGAAAAAGGTACATGGTCGATTACACTTGATGGTGATTATGAAGGATATTATTATACGTTTCTAGCTTGCATAAATCTTGTGTGGAATGAAGCTGTTGATCCATACGCAAGAGCGGTCTCAATTAATGGGGAATACGGTGTTATTATTGATCAAAGCTTAACAAATGTACCAATAATGATTCCATCTGCTCTTAAACAGAAAACGGATACCATCATCTATGAGGTTCATGTTCGAGATTTTTCTATTCATGAAAATAGCGGGATGAAAAATAAAGGGCGATATGAAGCGTGGACGGAGCTAAATACCAAAAATAGTTTAGGCGATTCTACAGGTATTTCCTATTTGAAAGAGTTAGGTGTCACACACATTGAATTGTTGCCTGTAAATGATTTTGAGGAAGTTGATGAACAAAAACCATTCGAAGCATATAACTGGGGCTATAACCCCCTGCATTACTTCGCACCAGAAGGGAGTTATTCTCTAGCGCCTGAAAACCCGTATAAGCGAATAATAGAACTCAAAACACTTATTCAATCTCTCCATAAACAGAATTTAAGAGTTATTGTTGATGTAGTTTTTAATCATGTTTATTCCAAAGAAAATTCTTCATTTGAAAAGTTATTACCAGGTTACTATTTCAGGCATGATGAAAATGGATTGCCTTCTAATGGAACAGGTGTAGGAAATGATCTTGCCTCGGAACGAATGATGGTCAAAAAGTTTATTGTAGATTGTGTAAAGTATTGGATGAATGAGTTTGATATAGATGGCTTTCGTTTTGATTTAATGGGCATTCTTGATATTAAGACTATGAATGAGGTTCAGAAAGAAGTTCTAGAGATAAAGGAAGATGCTATTTTATTAGGAGAAGGATGGGATTTACTTACTCCATTACCTTATGAAGAAAAAGCAATCATTCCGAATGCTCATAAGCTGCCAACGATTAGCTTTTTTAACGACCAGTTTAGGGATGTGATTAAAGGGAGTACATTCAGTGTTCAAGATCGCGGGTTTGTATATGAAAACCTCGATACTCTCGAGCAGATGAAAGCACTTATAACTGGATCACCTACTATGTTTCATGAACCTCACCAATCAATTAATTATGTTGAGTCACATGATAATCATACGATGTGGGATCGCTTTTTATCTTTTGCAGATTCTGAAAGCGAAGAATTAAGAAAGGCAAGACATCGGTTAGCAACAAGCATTGTTCTATTATCTCAAGGCATCCCCTTTCTGCATGGCGGCCAAGAATTTTTCCGAACAAAAAACGGTGTGGAAAATAGTTATAACTCCCCTGATGAAATCAACCATCTAAATTGGGATGAAAGATCACAACAAAAAGAAAATGTTGAGTATATGAAAGGGTTGATAAAGCTTAGAAAACTCCATGGGGGTTTTCGATTATCATCTCAAGAATTGATAAACAAACATGTGCATTTTAATAATTATCCTCATCTTCTTTCTTATGAAATGAAGAATGTAGGAGCCTATGGCCCATGGGAAAGACTAGTTGTCATTCATCATCCTCAATGTCAAACATCGTATCAATTTATTCTTCCTGGAAATAAGGGATGGAAACAGATTATTAGTCCTTCTACGATCCTACTCGATCGACCTATTGAGGTAGATCATAAAATAGAGATAAGAGAAATCGGAACGTATGTTTTTTGTAAAAACTAG
- a CDS encoding diacylglycerol/lipid kinase family protein: MSVLFLIIHQESGYGRGSKIWKKVKKELEKRKVSFRSFYTEYPGHAEALARQIATIQDYRLKTVIGIGGEGTINEIVNGLSSFDKIQMGFIYSGSRNKSLTNFSLSSDPKKAIKHLFQRWNAPLNGYYLGEYRVEGKSGKNYFFNRVGIGLDASILSQEKKEGKAKSGLPILGHVRFIVGLLKVLWNYEFFSISLETDQEQPLAFDSVWFIIVSNRSNRDGNLHVLIIKEAKRLKLLPLLLLTKERNKTKNEFIEEISCKEITVKTDSTRLVHADGDVIGESPVIIKISESHKAFIL, from the coding sequence ATGAGTGTATTATTTTTGATTATTCACCAGGAATCTGGTTATGGTAGAGGAAGTAAAATATGGAAAAAAGTTAAGAAAGAACTTGAAAAAAGAAAAGTGTCTTTTCGTTCTTTCTATACAGAATATCCTGGACATGCGGAGGCTCTTGCAAGACAAATCGCCACAATCCAAGATTACCGTCTAAAAACTGTTATTGGTATAGGTGGAGAAGGCACAATTAATGAAATTGTAAACGGTTTAAGTTCATTTGATAAAATACAGATGGGCTTTATTTATTCAGGAAGTAGAAATAAATCACTGACCAATTTCTCTTTATCTTCTGACCCAAAAAAAGCTATAAAACATTTATTTCAACGCTGGAATGCACCTTTAAATGGATATTATTTAGGGGAATATCGTGTTGAAGGGAAGAGTGGGAAGAATTATTTTTTCAATCGTGTGGGTATAGGGCTGGACGCCAGTATACTGAGTCAAGAAAAAAAGGAGGGAAAGGCAAAGTCAGGTTTGCCCATTTTAGGGCATGTCAGGTTTATTGTCGGGCTATTAAAGGTATTATGGAATTATGAATTCTTTTCAATATCTCTTGAGACAGATCAAGAGCAACCCTTAGCGTTTGATTCAGTATGGTTCATAATTGTTTCTAATCGTTCTAATAGAGATGGAAATTTACATGTTTTAATCATAAAAGAAGCTAAGCGGCTTAAATTACTACCTTTATTATTATTGACTAAGGAAAGAAACAAAACAAAAAATGAGTTTATTGAGGAAATATCCTGCAAAGAGATCACAGTGAAGACTGATTCCACTCGACTTGTTCATGCTGATGGAGATGTAATAGGAGAAAGCCCAGTGATTATCAAGATTAGTGAATCACATAAGGCATTTATCCTATAG
- a CDS encoding nuclease-related domain-containing protein yields MAQIIKLFDYISRYELDAYRYPSQFIRLKRQQWEKVFQAWENNMFHTVMKVSETPDNQDEEEEEKSTLIKKFKKRFSKVEQEQQMIKPLVNDSALDDDELQFQFTTIPKTLDDLKHLFLDYIFRFQIRWASSTIREKSSVDHAIYRDQLLPYFVKRLPDHYLLLYRPVFKLKNAPVELDIILIGTTEIYCLTIVEQLPETVFIGSKEKFWTARRGDAERKLLNPVLSLNRTGTVVQKLIHSQDIDISVKKLIISRNGYVDYPFAPHDITILDKRNYEEWFQRLRTSSAPLKHTQLKAAQVLLSHCLTNSFNRSEWNETT; encoded by the coding sequence TTGGCGCAAATCATTAAGCTTTTTGATTATATATCCCGCTATGAATTAGATGCTTATCGTTACCCAAGTCAATTCATACGTTTAAAGAGACAGCAATGGGAAAAGGTATTTCAGGCCTGGGAGAATAACATGTTCCATACTGTTATGAAGGTAAGTGAAACGCCTGATAACCAAGATGAAGAGGAAGAAGAGAAATCTACTTTAATTAAGAAATTTAAAAAAAGATTTTCAAAGGTAGAACAAGAGCAACAAATGATTAAACCTCTAGTAAATGATTCGGCTTTAGATGATGATGAATTACAGTTTCAATTTACGACAATTCCAAAGACACTTGATGACTTAAAGCATTTATTTTTAGATTATATTTTTCGTTTTCAAATTCGATGGGCAAGTTCAACAATCCGTGAGAAATCCTCTGTTGATCATGCTATTTATCGAGATCAATTATTGCCTTATTTTGTGAAACGTCTTCCCGATCATTATTTATTACTTTATCGTCCTGTTTTCAAACTGAAAAATGCACCGGTAGAATTGGATATTATCTTAATTGGGACGACTGAAATTTATTGTTTAACAATTGTAGAACAATTACCTGAAACTGTTTTTATTGGTTCAAAGGAGAAATTTTGGACAGCCCGAAGAGGGGACGCAGAACGCAAATTATTAAATCCTGTACTTAGTTTAAATCGTACGGGTACGGTTGTACAAAAATTAATTCATTCACAAGATATTGATATTTCAGTAAAAAAATTAATTATAAGTCGAAACGGTTATGTTGACTATCCCTTTGCTCCACATGATATAACGATTTTAGATAAGAGAAATTATGAAGAATGGTTTCAAAGACTAAGAACCTCATCAGCGCCTTTGAAACACACCCAGTTAAAAGCTGCACAAGTTCTCTTATCGCACTGCTTAACAAACTCTTTTAATCGAAGTGAATGGAATGAAACGACATAA
- a CDS encoding LrgB family protein, with protein sequence MTILIGLFFILITLLIFSFMRKLYTKFPHPILVPIFTSSLFIVIILLLAKISYSSYMIGGQWIEHLLGPAVVAFAIPLFDHRETLKRNIVSIFTSVFIGSLIGVCSGIIMSLLTNVDEKLLRSLAPKSVTTPIAMDISEMVGGTPTLAAVYVMIAGISGAMFGPYLMNLFKIKQPISRGIGLGTASHGIGTARALEMGTVEGAISSISMTLGAIFTSILCPILLSLFL encoded by the coding sequence ATGACAATTTTAATAGGGTTATTTTTTATTTTGATAACTTTACTTATTTTTAGTTTTATGAGGAAACTTTACACGAAATTTCCACATCCGATATTAGTTCCAATTTTTACGTCTAGCCTGTTCATTGTCATTATCCTTCTTTTAGCTAAAATATCTTATAGTTCATATATGATAGGTGGTCAATGGATTGAGCATCTTTTAGGTCCTGCAGTTGTTGCTTTTGCAATTCCACTTTTTGATCATCGGGAAACTTTAAAGCGTAACATAGTAAGTATTTTTACTAGTGTTTTCATTGGTTCGCTAATTGGCGTGTGTAGTGGGATTATCATGAGTCTATTAACTAATGTAGACGAAAAACTATTACGTTCGTTAGCACCTAAATCTGTCACGACTCCAATAGCTATGGACATAAGTGAAATGGTAGGAGGAACACCGACTCTTGCAGCTGTTTATGTCATGATTGCTGGAATTTCAGGAGCAATGTTTGGACCTTACTTGATGAATTTGTTTAAAATTAAACAACCAATTTCAAGGGGAATTGGCTTAGGGACTGCTTCACATGGGATTGGAACGGCAAGAGCATTAGAGATGGGAACGGTTGAAGGAGCCATAAGCTCAATTTCCATGACACTAGGTGCAATATTTACTAGCATTCTTTGTCCAATCCTTTTATCCTTATTTTTATAA
- a CDS encoding CidA/LrgA family protein: protein MKYVKLILQITCLYGIYSIGEGIRALIKLPIPGSLIGMVLLFVALHFKWIKRDWFSSGGSFLLKNLPILFIPATVGIIDYLNLFKGFGIITLFIAFCSTMIVMVASAYISDVLLAKGKKVHKDKGLSL, encoded by the coding sequence ATGAAATATGTTAAGCTGATTCTACAAATTACTTGTTTATATGGAATTTATAGTATAGGTGAAGGAATTCGGGCACTTATTAAACTTCCCATTCCAGGAAGCTTGATTGGAATGGTTTTATTATTTGTCGCTCTTCATTTTAAATGGATTAAAAGAGATTGGTTTTCTTCTGGGGGATCGTTTCTTTTGAAAAATTTGCCGATATTATTTATTCCTGCAACTGTAGGGATTATTGATTATCTGAATTTATTTAAAGGATTTGGGATTATTACCTTATTCATTGCATTTTGTAGTACGATGATCGTTATGGTGGCTTCAGCTTATATAAGTGATGTTCTTTTGGCAAAAGGGAAGAAAGTTCATAAAGATAAGGGGCTATCTTTATGA
- the thpR gene encoding RNA 2',3'-cyclic phosphodiesterase, which yields MKKHYFIAVPIEEHHQQLIQNWITTYKNKLPFQSWVHPNDYHITLAFLGDVGEVEKLELLVEKIQQVVQFVPHFDLMLKGIDVFGKQDAPRIFWAGVKESMNLQHLQKQVFDRCQEVGFQLDKKPFRPHITLARNWKSEEPFRKWPQLDHAFEGSSSHFHVKKIHLYQTNLNKIPKYEVVETFPLKTLENETE from the coding sequence ATGAAAAAACATTATTTTATTGCCGTACCTATTGAAGAACATCATCAACAGCTTATTCAAAATTGGATTACAACCTATAAAAATAAATTGCCCTTTCAATCATGGGTCCATCCAAATGATTATCATATTACATTAGCATTTTTAGGTGATGTAGGGGAAGTTGAGAAATTAGAGTTATTAGTCGAGAAAATTCAACAGGTTGTTCAGTTTGTTCCACATTTTGATTTGATGTTAAAAGGAATTGACGTTTTTGGTAAGCAGGATGCTCCAAGAATTTTTTGGGCTGGTGTAAAAGAATCAATGAATCTACAGCATTTACAAAAACAAGTGTTTGACAGATGTCAAGAAGTGGGGTTTCAGCTTGATAAAAAGCCTTTTCGTCCTCACATTACGTTAGCGAGAAATTGGAAGTCAGAGGAGCCTTTTAGAAAATGGCCACAACTAGATCATGCTTTTGAAGGAAGTTCATCTCATTTTCATGTAAAGAAGATTCATCTGTATCAAACAAATCTGAATAAAATTCCAAAGTATGAGGTGGTTGAAACATTTCCTTTGAAAACTTTGGAGAATGAAACAGAATGA
- the cysK gene encoding cysteine synthase A, giving the protein MKIANNVSELIGDTPLVRLNRLNPENGASIYLKLEFFNPSGSVKDRAAFNMIVEAEKQGLLKPNSTIIEPTSGNTGIGIAMNAAARGYKAILVMPDTMTKERINLLKAYGAEVVLTPGHERMPGSIKKAEELAKQIPDSFIPMQFDNHANPDAHRHTTAREIIEALDEIGKPLSAFVATAGTGGTITGTGEALKEHYKNVTVHVVEPAGSPVLSGGKPGNHKLVGTSPGFIPPILNQDVYDEIFKIEDEQAYDITRRLAREEGLLVGPSSGAACYAAIEVAKRLTPDDVVVCITCDTGERYLSSDVFSF; this is encoded by the coding sequence ATGAAAATTGCAAATAACGTATCAGAGCTTATCGGAGATACACCTCTAGTTAGGTTAAATCGTTTAAACCCAGAAAATGGTGCATCAATATATTTAAAGCTTGAATTCTTTAACCCGAGTGGAAGCGTGAAAGACCGAGCAGCTTTCAACATGATCGTTGAGGCAGAAAAACAAGGCTTATTAAAGCCAAATTCAACTATTATTGAGCCAACTAGTGGGAATACCGGGATTGGAATTGCAATGAACGCGGCAGCAAGAGGCTATAAAGCAATCCTCGTTATGCCTGATACTATGACAAAAGAACGAATTAACTTGCTTAAAGCTTACGGAGCAGAAGTGGTTCTAACTCCAGGACATGAAAGAATGCCAGGATCAATAAAAAAAGCTGAGGAGCTAGCTAAACAAATTCCTGATTCATTTATTCCAATGCAATTCGATAATCATGCAAACCCTGATGCTCATAGACATACAACTGCAAGGGAGATTATAGAGGCCCTTGATGAAATCGGCAAACCACTCTCAGCATTTGTTGCGACAGCTGGAACTGGCGGTACCATTACAGGTACAGGTGAAGCCTTGAAAGAACATTATAAAAATGTAACAGTCCATGTTGTTGAGCCTGCCGGTTCTCCTGTCCTTTCAGGTGGTAAACCTGGAAACCATAAGCTAGTTGGGACAAGCCCCGGATTTATTCCACCGATTTTAAATCAAGATGTATATGATGAAATTTTTAAAATTGAAGATGAACAAGCATATGACATTACAAGAAGATTAGCACGTGAGGAAGGACTGTTAGTTGGGCCTTCTTCCGGAGCTGCATGCTATGCCGCAATTGAAGTTGCAAAACGACTAACACCTGATGATGTTGTGGTGTGTATCACTTGTGATACAGGGGAAAGATACTTATCAAGTGATGTTTTCTCATTTTAA
- the pepV gene encoding dipeptidase PepV: MNWNEEVEKRRESLIKDTQEFLQIKSVLNEDSKTSDAPFGEGIHKAFSHLLHLGEEAGFTTKNVDGYAGHIELKGNGEEVVGILCHVDVVPEGDGWTSDPYGAEIRDGKIFARGAMDDKGPTIAAFYAMKIVKDLQLPLSKNVRMIIGTDEESEWRCVDHYFKHEKMPELGFAPDADFPIIFAEKGIIDLTIEQNGSFTDLTSDIVLHSFESGRRYNMVPDFAKAVLSSQNNNEMIQQFKSFISDKNISGQAMIEEQMISLTVEGVSAHAMEPNNGTNAGILLAEYLHNLNLDQKGENYIQAIVHYFLDDTRGRKLNIAFSDEVSGELTVNLGVMKYTKDQLGKIGVNIRYPVSGNAETIKKEINNVEGFSLVSFDDSKPHYVEENHPLIQTLKKVYEEQTGENAELIAIGGGTYARSLEAGVAFGPLFPGRPDVAHQKDEYIDIEDLLKATAIYAQAIYELAK, translated from the coding sequence ATGAATTGGAACGAAGAAGTTGAGAAAAGAAGAGAGAGTCTAATAAAAGATACACAGGAATTTCTACAAATTAAAAGTGTATTGAATGAGGACTCAAAAACAAGTGATGCTCCGTTTGGAGAAGGAATCCATAAGGCATTTTCTCATCTCTTACATTTAGGTGAAGAAGCTGGCTTTACTACTAAAAATGTAGATGGCTATGCAGGTCATATTGAATTAAAAGGAAATGGTGAAGAGGTTGTAGGAATATTATGTCATGTTGATGTTGTTCCAGAAGGTGATGGCTGGACAAGTGATCCTTATGGTGCAGAGATTCGTGACGGGAAAATTTTTGCAAGAGGTGCGATGGATGATAAGGGGCCAACAATTGCAGCATTTTATGCAATGAAAATTGTGAAAGATTTGCAATTACCGTTAAGTAAAAATGTTCGCATGATTATCGGTACAGATGAGGAGAGTGAATGGCGCTGTGTTGATCATTACTTTAAGCATGAGAAGATGCCAGAGTTAGGTTTTGCCCCTGATGCGGATTTTCCGATCATTTTTGCTGAAAAAGGAATTATTGATTTAACGATCGAGCAAAATGGATCTTTCACTGATTTAACATCAGATATTGTTCTCCATTCCTTTGAGTCTGGAAGAAGATATAATATGGTTCCAGACTTTGCTAAAGCTGTGTTATCATCTCAAAATAACAATGAAATGATACAACAATTTAAATCATTTATTAGCGACAAAAATATAAGCGGACAGGCTATGATTGAAGAGCAAATGATAAGTTTAACTGTTGAAGGTGTCTCAGCACATGCAATGGAGCCTAACAACGGTACGAATGCGGGCATTTTGTTAGCTGAATATTTACATAATCTGAATCTTGATCAAAAAGGCGAAAATTATATACAAGCCATTGTTCATTATTTCTTAGATGACACGCGCGGTCGTAAGCTCAACATAGCGTTTTCTGATGAAGTTAGCGGGGAACTAACAGTTAATCTAGGTGTGATGAAATACACTAAGGACCAGCTTGGCAAAATTGGAGTAAATATACGTTATCCTGTTTCAGGAAATGCTGAAACAATAAAAAAAGAAATAAACAATGTAGAAGGCTTTTCATTAGTATCATTTGATGATTCGAAACCACACTATGTGGAGGAAAATCATCCCCTTATTCAAACTTTGAAAAAAGTGTATGAAGAACAAACCGGAGAAAATGCTGAGCTTATAGCGATTGGTGGAGGAACATATGCAAGATCATTAGAAGCTGGTGTTGCTTTTGGACCTTTATTTCCAGGTAGACCAGATGTTGCTCACCAAAAGGATGAATATATTGACATTGAGGATTTATTGAAAGCAACAGCCATTTATGCACAAGCAATATATGAATTAGCAAAATAA
- a CDS encoding NCS2 family permease translates to MFKLTENRTNARTEILAGITTFLTMVYIVVVNPIILADAGVPFDQVFTATIIATIIGTLWMALSANYPIAIAPGMGLNAYFAYSVVGANENISYTTAFSAVFIAGILFVILSLTPFRKKLIEAIPSNLKHGITAGIGLFIAFIGLRLTGIVTADPNNLVALGDLHSPSVVLALIGLAITLILMSLNVHGALFVGMVITGIIAFFTGQLSFDQGVMSFPSLPEGLIITNPFSALTDVISHGLYAVVFSFLLVTIFDTTGTMIGVAQQAGLMKGNELPRARTALLADSAATTIGAMFGTSPTSAYIESSAGVAAGGRTGLTTLTVSALFGLTLFFSPLIGAVSGISAITAPALIIVGSLMMGAIAEINWKELDEAFPAFLVVLSMPLTSSIATGIALGFISYPLMKIAKGKWKEVHIFVYIFAVLFFIQLAFIGGH, encoded by the coding sequence ATGTTTAAGCTAACAGAAAACAGAACAAATGCCCGAACCGAAATTTTAGCTGGAATCACAACGTTTTTAACTATGGTATATATCGTTGTCGTGAATCCAATTATTTTGGCAGATGCAGGAGTTCCATTCGACCAAGTCTTTACAGCAACAATCATTGCGACAATAATAGGGACACTTTGGATGGCCCTATCAGCAAACTATCCAATTGCGATTGCACCGGGGATGGGATTAAATGCATACTTTGCCTATTCCGTTGTTGGAGCAAATGAAAATATTTCATATACAACAGCCTTCTCTGCTGTTTTTATTGCCGGAATACTATTTGTCATCCTTTCGCTAACTCCGTTTCGAAAGAAATTAATTGAAGCAATACCGAGCAATTTAAAGCATGGAATCACAGCTGGTATTGGCCTTTTCATTGCTTTTATTGGTCTTCGTTTAACAGGAATTGTCACAGCAGATCCAAACAATCTAGTGGCATTAGGTGATCTTCATTCTCCATCTGTTGTGTTAGCATTAATTGGTTTAGCTATAACATTAATATTAATGAGCCTAAATGTGCATGGCGCGTTATTCGTTGGTATGGTTATAACCGGGATTATCGCCTTTTTCACAGGGCAATTATCATTTGATCAAGGAGTTATGTCATTCCCAAGCTTGCCTGAAGGATTGATTATTACAAATCCATTTTCAGCTTTAACTGATGTAATATCACATGGCTTATATGCCGTTGTGTTTTCTTTCTTGCTTGTAACCATCTTCGATACAACAGGAACAATGATTGGAGTGGCTCAACAGGCAGGGCTTATGAAGGGCAATGAATTACCAAGAGCTCGTACAGCGTTGCTAGCAGATTCAGCTGCCACAACAATTGGTGCAATGTTTGGAACAAGTCCAACTAGTGCATACATTGAATCTTCTGCCGGTGTTGCAGCAGGTGGAAGAACAGGCTTAACAACGTTAACCGTTTCAGCCCTATTCGGTCTAACATTATTTTTCAGTCCTTTAATTGGAGCAGTTTCTGGTATCTCCGCAATTACTGCACCAGCATTAATTATTGTCGGAAGCTTAATGATGGGGGCTATTGCAGAAATCAATTGGAAAGAGCTTGACGAAGCGTTCCCTGCCTTTTTAGTTGTTTTAAGCATGCCCCTAACATCAAGCATTGCTACTGGAATTGCACTTGGCTTCATTTCATATCCTTTAATGAAAATTGCAAAAGGAAAGTGGAAAGAAGTTCACATCTTTGTTTATATTTTTGCCGTTCTCTTTTTCATTCAACTAGCCTTTATTGGAGGACACTAA
- the map gene encoding type I methionyl aminopeptidase, with protein sequence MIILKSKREIELMHKAGQLLANCHKEIAKRIKPGVTTLEIDAFVEQYLKKHGATPEQKGYKGYEFATCASINDEICHGFPRNTPLQNGDIVTIDMVVNLNGALADSAWSYAVGDVSPQAAKLLQVTEEALNKAIEQSVVGNRLGDIGHAIQSYVEDEGYSVVRDFTGHGIGRTIHEPPTVLHYGEPNKGQRLKEGMVITIEPMVNIGAWESKMDDNHWTARTVDGSLSAQYEHTIAITKDGPLILTKQ encoded by the coding sequence GTGATTATTTTAAAAAGTAAACGAGAAATTGAACTCATGCATAAAGCAGGTCAACTGCTGGCAAATTGTCATAAAGAAATTGCTAAAAGAATCAAGCCTGGTGTTACAACACTTGAAATTGATGCATTTGTAGAACAGTATCTAAAAAAGCATGGTGCAACACCAGAACAAAAAGGGTATAAAGGCTATGAATTTGCAACATGTGCATCAATAAATGATGAAATCTGCCATGGTTTCCCGAGAAACACCCCATTACAAAATGGTGATATCGTCACAATTGATATGGTTGTAAATTTAAATGGTGCACTTGCTGACTCAGCCTGGTCGTATGCTGTAGGAGATGTATCACCTCAAGCGGCTAAGCTATTACAGGTTACGGAGGAAGCTTTAAATAAGGCAATTGAACAATCTGTTGTTGGAAACAGACTAGGAGATATTGGTCACGCTATTCAATCATATGTTGAGGACGAAGGGTATTCAGTTGTTAGAGATTTTACAGGTCATGGAATTGGAAGAACCATTCATGAACCACCAACAGTTCTTCATTATGGTGAGCCCAATAAGGGTCAGCGCTTAAAGGAAGGCATGGTTATCACAATTGAACCGATGGTGAATATTGGAGCGTGGGAGTCGAAAATGGACGATAACCATTGGACAGCAAGAACAGTAGACGGAAGTTTATCAGCACAATATGAACACACAATTGCAATAACAAAAGATGGTCCACTTATTTTAACGAAACAATAA